A stretch of the Vitis riparia cultivar Riparia Gloire de Montpellier isolate 1030 chromosome 13, EGFV_Vit.rip_1.0, whole genome shotgun sequence genome encodes the following:
- the LOC117929012 gene encoding uncharacterized protein LOC117929012 isoform X2, with translation MAFNSSTPKMNLKLLINTEDNKVVFAEAEKDFIDFLFNLLTLPIGTIVGFLPEACLGGLHKSVKKLEGAYLQPNQSSDSPLKLNTPAYAILPFFNPSSSRSNDHVQGFTYMVTDDLSITPMSLTATMALFKKCNIEEVNVLEEKVVTIGFDEALQLLKCSLQSNAALTEVFLEKEETQQSKAAPAVAAVAARPAPPPPPAPPALSAATIRSRSSR, from the exons ATGGCTTTCAACTCAT CAACCCCTAAGATGAACTTGAAGCTTCTAATCAACACAGAGGACAATAAAGTTGTCTTCGCTGAAGCTGAAAAAGATTTCATAGATTTCCTGTTCAACCTCCTAACTTTGCCTATTGGCACCATTGTGGGTTTCCTCCCAGAAGCTTGTCTAGGAGGCCTGCATAAGAGTGTGAAAAAACTGGAGGGAGCTTACTTGCAACCTAACCAGAGCTCGGACTCGCCCTTGAAGTTGAACACACCAGCATATGCTATTCTTCCTTTCTTTAATCCTTCTTCATCAAGGAGTAATGATCATGTGCAAGGCTTTACCTACATGGTGACTGATGACTTGTCGATTACACCCATGTCCTTGACAGCAACCATGGCTTTGTTTAAGAAGTGCAACATAGAGGAAGTTAATGTTCTTGAGGAGAAGGTGGTTACTATTGGTTTTGATGAG GCTTTGCAGTTGTTGAAGTGTTCTCTGCAGTCCAACGCAGCTCTCACTGAAGTCTTCcttgagaaagaagaaacacaa CAGTCCAAAGCAGCTCCCGCAGTTGCCGCAGTTGCCGCACGTCCCGCACCTCCCCCACCTCCCGCACCTCCCGCACTTTCGGCAGCTACCATTAGGAGTCGCAGCTCCCGCTGA
- the LOC117929012 gene encoding uncharacterized protein LOC117929012 isoform X1, translating into MAFNSSTPKMNLKLLINSEENKVIFAEAEKDFIDFLFNLLTLPIGTIVGFLPKEVCLGGLHKSVKKLEGAYLQPNQSSDSPLKLNTPAYAILPFFNPSASKSYGHVQGLVTYMVTDDLSITPMSLTATMALFKKCNIEEVNVLEEKVVTIGFDEALQLLKCSLQSNAALTEVFLEKEETQQSKAAPAVAAVAARPAPPPPPAPPALSAATIRSRSSR; encoded by the exons ATGGCTTTCAACTCAT CAACCCCTAAGATGAACTTGAAGCTTCTAATCAACTCAGAGGAAAATAAAGTCATCTTCGCTGAAGCTGAAAAAGATTTCATAGATTTCCTGTTCAACCTCCTAACTTTGCCTATTGGCACCATTGTGGGTTTCCTTCCAAAAGAAGTTTGTCTAGGAGGCCTGCATAAGAGTGTGAAAAAACTAGAGGGAGCTTACTTGCAGCCTAACCAGAGCTCAGACTCGCCCTTGAAGTTGAACACACCAGCATATGCTATTCTTCCTTTCTTTAATCCTTCTGCATCAAAGAGTTATGGTCATGTGCAGGGCTTGGTTACCTACATGGTGACTGATGACTTGTCGATTACACCCATGTCCCTGACAGCAACCATGGCTTTGTTTAAGAAGTGCAACATAGAGGAAGTTAATGTTCTTGAGGAGAAGGTGGTTACTATTGGTTTTGATGAG GCTTTGCAGTTGTTGAAGTGTTCTCTGCAGTCCAACGCAGCTCTCACTGAAGTCTTCcttgagaaagaagaaacacaaCAGTCCAAAGCAGCTCCCGCAGTTGCCGCAGTTGCCGCACGTCCCGCACCTCCCCCACCTCCCGCACCTCCCGCACTTTCGGCAGCTACCATTAGGAGTCGCAGCTCCCGCTGA